Proteins from a single region of Lelliottia sp. JS-SCA-14:
- a CDS encoding TraB/GumN family protein produces the protein MSLFRRIKTTFRALFPRRYPWPGLDISLPGGQHLHLVGSIHMGTRDMSPLPPALLQLLRKADALIVEADISGSESPFANLDIPPPLSERLNESQLAELERVADELGLSLSMLETQPLWQIAMVLQATQAQRLGLRGEFGIDYQLLNAARARHLSIIELEGADSQVALLRQLPEDGLLLLDDTLTHWHTNARLLQMMIGWWLDTPPANGKLELPSTFSESLYDVLMHERNQAWRETLHRLPAGRYVVAVGALHLYGEGNLPSLLK, from the coding sequence ATGAGTCTGTTTCGTCGTATAAAAACCACCTTCCGCGCTCTGTTTCCCCGCCGCTATCCCTGGCCGGGGCTGGATATTTCCCTGCCGGGCGGTCAGCATCTGCATCTGGTCGGCAGCATCCACATGGGCACGCGCGATATGTCGCCGTTGCCTCCTGCCCTGCTCCAGCTGTTGCGCAAAGCCGATGCGCTGATCGTCGAAGCGGATATTTCCGGCAGCGAATCCCCCTTTGCGAACCTTGATATTCCCCCTCCGCTGAGCGAGCGCCTCAACGAATCGCAGCTTGCCGAGCTTGAGCGTGTGGCCGATGAGCTGGGGCTCTCCCTTTCCATGCTGGAAACTCAGCCCCTGTGGCAAATCGCGATGGTATTGCAGGCCACGCAGGCCCAGCGTCTGGGTTTGCGCGGGGAATTCGGTATCGATTATCAGTTGCTGAACGCGGCTCGCGCGCGCCATCTTTCTATTATCGAACTGGAGGGCGCCGACAGTCAGGTTGCCCTTTTGCGCCAGCTCCCCGAGGACGGTCTGCTGCTGCTGGATGACACCCTCACCCACTGGCACACCAACGCGAGGCTGTTGCAGATGATGATCGGCTGGTGGCTTGATACGCCGCCCGCCAACGGCAAGCTGGAGCTGCCCTCGACCTTTAGCGAATCGCTGTACGATGTGTTGATGCATGAGCGCAATCAGGCCTGGCGAGAAACCTTACACAGACTGCCTGCTGGCCGTTACGTGGTGGCTGTGGGAGCGTTGCATCTGTACGGGGAAGGGAATTTGCCGTCACTGTTGAAATAA